The following coding sequences are from one Schizosaccharomyces osmophilus chromosome 1, complete sequence window:
- a CDS encoding ribokinase-like yields MSTPENEVDFVSTGMLIIDEIEFDGGKKTRDVIGGAGSFALVGARIWSSTAESKRLRMIADKGFDFPESVKDELDNLETGIVYRETPERKTTYGYNRVHNSGLRLFEYLTPKKPIRAHDLLETGSFDSKSIHVITSPNSFIGMSEEIAKYGSLTDRPKVIWEPTPESCCPEAWPVCQKAMKYCDIFSPNEVDAANLLGIDIRVAKEKAEEFVYALQEMEIGRSGQGWVVLRCGSAGCFIAPSTSRTAPHQDTVVAQREAIHIPCVPMAPGSVLDTTGAGNTFCGALILEYHRTKNIVLSSVKATVAASFSIQQHGLPKLTKTENGIDLWNGESAFQRLKHYYEYLQNHEVEAVRQITKHGF; encoded by the exons ATGTCGACACCAGAAAATGAGgttgattttgtttctacAG GAATGCTTATTATAGATGAAATTGAGTTTGATGgaggaaagaaaactcgAGATGTAATTGGAGGCGCAGGCAGTTTTG CATTAGTTGGTGCCCGAATTTGGAGCTCTACAGCTGAGAGCAAGCGATTGAGGATGATCGCGGACAAGGGATTTGACTTTCCTGAAAGCGTAAAGGATGAGCTAGACAATCTTGAAACAGGAATTGTGTACCGGGAAACACCGGAACGTAAAACTACATATGGATATAACCGTGTACATAACAGTGGCTTACGTTTATTTGAATATCTTACACCGAAAAAGCCTATCCGAGCACATGATTTGCTAGAAACGGGCTCGTTTGATTCCAAATCCATTCACGTTATCACGAGCCCTAATAGCTTTATTGGCATGAGTGAAGAAATCGCCAAATACGGGTCATTAACAGATCGACCTAAGGTTATATGGGAGCCTACTCCTGAATCCTGCTGTCCTGAAGCTTGGCCAGTATGCCAGAAAGCGATGAAGTACTGCGATATCTTTTCTCCAAACGAAGTGGATGCAGCAAATCTACTTGGAATTGACATTCGGGTGGCAAAGGAAAAGGCTGAAGAATTTGTATATGCACTTCAGGAAATGGAGATTGGCCGCAGTGGACAGGGTTGGGTGGTTCTTCGATGTGGATCAGCTGGGTGCTTTATTGCTCCTTCTACGAGTCGAACTGCCCCACATCAAGATACTGTAGTTGCTCAACGAGAAGCCATTCATATTCCTTGTGTGCCCATGGCTCCAGGATCGGTGCTAGATACCACAGGAGCCGGTAATACATTTTGTGGTGCCCTTATTTTGGAGTATCAtagaacaaaaaacattgtTCTATCTAGTGTCAAAGCTACGGTTGCAGCGTCGTTTTCTATACAACAGCACGGACTTCCTAAACTTACAAAGACGGAGAATGGAATCGATCTTTGGAATGGCGAATCGGCGTTCCAAAGATTGAAGCATTACTACGAATATTTACAGAACCATGAAGTTGAGGCTGTCCGTCAAATTACCAAGCATGGATTTTAG
- the mta1 gene encoding S-methyl-5-thioadenosine phosphorylase Mta1, whose protein sequence is MPPILLGIIGGSGFYDLPGFEVINTVNPVTPWGFAASPISIARTASGFLIAFLARHGVGHTYIPTDVPARANIAALKSIGVHAIISFSAVGSLREEIPPEDFVLPSQIIDRTLCARPNTFFESGCVAHVSFGDPFDQDLYGVLSQCGSSLQNGAKLHSKTKSDDLTVVCMEGPAFSTRAESNLYRSWGGSVINMSVIPEAKLAREAEISYQIVCMATDYDCWRVNEEPVNVETVMKHLANNRDNAKLFLMEAIEKLEGPLLAGHIGKNLRETVQTGIQTNLKHRDLNVLRKLQFLFPSLKALH, encoded by the exons ATGCCACCCATTCTTCTCGGCATTATCGGAGGAAGCGGATTTTATGATCTTCCAGGATTTGAAGTGATTAACACAGTTAATCCCGTTACA CCTTGGGGATTTGCTGCTTCTCCCATTTCCATCGCTCGTACCGCTTCTGGATTTTTAATCGCATTTTTAGCTAGACATGGTGTTGGCCATACATACATTCCTACAGATGTTCCTGCTCGTGCAAACATTGCCGCTTTGAAGAGTATCGGGGTTCACGCCATCATCTCTTTCAGCGCTGTAGGTTCTCTTCGTGAAGAAATTCCTCCCGAAGACTTTGTTCTCCCTAGTCAAATCATTGACCGAACACTTTGTGCTCGTCCAAAtacattttttgaatctgGATGCGTCGCTCACGTTAGTTTCGGTGATCCATTTGATCAGGACCTATATGGAGTTCTTAGCCAGTGCGGTTCATCTCTTCAAAACGGTGCCAAGCTTCACTCTAAAACCAAGAGTGATGACTTGACCGTAGTGTGCATGGAGGGCCCCGCATTCAGCACTCGTGCCGAAAGCAACCTGTACAGAAGCTGGGGCGGTAGTGTCATTAACATGTCTGTCATTCCTGAAGCCAAACTAGCTCGTGAAGCCGAAATCTCCTATCAAATAGTGTGCATGGCTACT GATTATGACTGCTGGCGTGTTAATGAAGAACCAGTCAATGTCGAAACAGTTATGAAGCATCTTGCCAACAACCGTGACAACGCCAAGCTTTTCTTGATGgaagcaattgaaaaactCGAAGGCCCTCTCTTGGCTGGCCATATTGGCAAAAACCTTCGTGAAACCGTTCAGACTGGCATTCAAACAAATCTGAAACATCGCGATTTGAATGTTCTTCGTAAATTGCAATTCCTTTTCCCATCATTGAAGGCATTGCACTAA
- the nmd3 gene encoding ribosome export adaptor Nmd3, with translation MDIDGGNFGYAMEPAQPTASRILCCECGVPTEPNAAAMCMDCIKLKVDVTTGITREGTINHCRECERYMQPPNHWILAPNESRELMAICLKKLRGLNQVRLIDANFIWTEPHSRRLKLKLTVQKEAFTNTILQQAFQVEFVVNNTQCPDCARTYTPHIWRAVVQCRQKVLHKRTFLYLEQVILKNRAHLVTVNIKETKDGIDFFFAQRAHATKMIEFLSSVVPIRFKTSEELISEDFKSNTANYKFTYSTEIVPICKEDLVCLPKPVAKAHGSIAQLVLCIKVGPSLRFMDPLTLHTADMLPASYWRSPFPSLADLTELTEFIVADVDFLGPTNGKYALADVELIKSSDGSTHITRTHLGSLLNAGDTVMGYHLSVTNFNNEVFDTLKEETIPEIVLVKKTFPRKSRNRNWKLKSIGMQQAEDLKKQDVDRQEHDYEIFLRNLEEDPELRQGVNLYKSNTPKASANDAEMDEEDEVDENVPPISVDELLDDVESMRI, from the coding sequence atGGATATTGACGGTGGAAATTTTGGCTATGCAATGGAGCCTGCACAGCCCACGGCTTCAAGAATTTTATGTTGTGAATGTGGCGTCCCTACCGAGCCTAATGCGGCAGCAATGTGTATGGATTGTATCAAATTAAAAGTCGATGTTACAACCGGAATTACTCGTGAGGGTACCATCAATCACTGCCGTGAATGTGAACGTTACATGCAACCTCCAAACCATTGGATTTTGGCACCCAACGAATCTCGAGAGCTGATGGCCATTTGCTTGAAAAAACTTCGTGGCTTAAATCAGGTCCGGTTAATTGATGCTAACTTCATTTGGACCGAGCCTCATTCCAGAAGACTGAAGCTCAAGCTTACAgtccaaaaagaagctttcACTAATACCATTTTACAACAGGCTTTTCAGGTTGAATTCGTTGTAAACAACACACAATGTCCTGACTGTGCTCGTACATACACCCCTCATATCTGGAGAGCAGTTGTTCAATGTCGTCAAAAGGTGCTCCATAAACGTACATTCTTGTATCTTGAACAAGTTATTCTGAAGAACCGTGCACATTTGGTTACTGTTAACATTAAAGAAACCAAGGATGGTatcgattttttctttgctcaAAGAGCCCACGCAACTAAGATGATTGAGTTCTTAAGTAGTGTTGTACCTATCCGCTTTAAGACCAGTGAAGAACTTATTAGTGAAGACTTCAAATCTAACACTGCCAATTATAAGTTTACATACTCTACTGAGATTGTACCCATTTGCAAGGAGGACCTCGTTTGCTTGCCCAAGCCGGTCGCTAAGGCACATGGTAGTATTGCGCAACTCGTCTTGTGTATCAAGGTTGGTCCTTCACTTCGTTTTATGGATCCATTGACTTTGCATACTGCGGATATGTTGCCTGCTTCTTACTGGCGCTCACCCTTCCCTTCGTTGGCGGATCTTACTGAACTTACCGAGTTTATTGTAGCCGACGTTGACTTCCTTGGTCCCACGAACGGAAAATACGCTCTTGCTGATGTTGAACTCATCAAGTCGTCTGATGGATCCACTCATATCACTCGTACTCATCTTGGCTCCTTACTAAATGCAGGTGATACGGTCATGGGTTATCATTTATCTGTCACAAATTTCAATAATGAAGTTTTTGACACCTTAAAGGAAGAGACTATTCCTGAGATTGTGCTAGTCAAGAAAACCTTCCCTCGCAAAAGCAGGAACCGTAACTGGAAGCTTAAATCTATTGGCATGCAACAAGCTGAAGAccttaaaaaacaagatgTTGACCGTCAAGAGCATGACTACGAAATATTCTTGCgcaatttggaagaagatcCTGAGCTTCGTCAAGGCGTTAATCTCTATAAGAGTAACACTCCAAAGGCCTCAGCTAACGATGCTGAAATGGATGAGGAAGACGAAGTCGACGAAAATGTTCCTCCTATTTCTGTCGATGAACTTTTGGATGATGTTGAGTCAATGCGTATTTAA
- the mot2 gene encoding CCR4-Not complex ubiquitin-protein ligase E3 subunit 4, which yields MLKSQDSYSSEEEDDMLCPLCMEEIDISDKNFKPCQCGYRVCRFCWHHIKEDLNGRCPACRRLYTEENVQWRPVTAEEWKMDLHRKNERKKREKERKEVEASNRKHLANIRVVQKNLAYVNGLSPKIANEDNIHILKGLDYFGQYGKIIKIAINKKAAANSANGHVGVYITYQRKEDAARAIAAIDGSISDGRHLRASYGTTKYCTSYLRNQQCPNPSCMYLHEPGDEVDSYTKEDLASLQHSRNLPGKVNGIATANHSPSPSLHFKTPLLPINKPLVDGGPNASDEHHHSGQPSVPHPSSNVAAPYSSAAAANVTPGHTTTILHHEESSALPPTASWAKLSPTVLQERLRAAVNQQPLDPLKSPSLSSHLPTVQQLRSVKLPSQKENRARWLDVAIRDLATPFSQTTFNTNGLGFSDDDLEKIKSFPPLFVFNARSVINKQLGQDLQTLNENTAQRENELAQVMPPPGF from the exons ATGTTGAAGTCGCAAGATTCGTattcttctgaagaagaagatgatatGTTGTG TCCCTTGTGCATGGAAGAGATTGACATATCCGACAAGAACTTTAAGCCATGCCAATGTGGTTATCGAGTTTGCAGATTTTGCTGGCATCATATTAAGGAAGACTTGAATGGCCGTTGTCCTGCCTGCAGACGTTTATATACTGAAGAAAACGTACAATGGCGCCCCGTGACAGCAGAAGA GTGGAAAATGGATTTACATCgcaaaaacgaaagaaagaagcgtgagaaggaaaggaaagaagtGGAGGCTTCGAATAGAAAGCATTTAGCAAACATTCGTGTTGtccaaaagaatttggCCTACGTAAATGGCCTGTCTCCTAAGATTGCTAATGAAGACAACATCCATATCCTTAAAGGTCTTGATTATTTTGGTCAGTACggaaaaataataaaaattgctataaataaaaaagcagcCGCGAATTCTGCAAATGGCCACGTCGGGGTTTACATTACTtatcaaagaaaggagGACGCTGCGCGAGCCATTGCAGCCATCGACGGTAGTATAAGTGATGGAAGGCATTTGCGTGCTTCCTATGGAACAACCAAATACTGCACATCGTACTTGAGGAATCAACAATGCCCGAATCCGTCTTGCATGTATTTGCACGAGCCTGGTGATGAAGTGGATAGCTATACAAAAGAAGACCTTGCTTCGTTGCAGCACAGCCGTAACTTACCAGGCAAAGTGAACGGGATTGCGACCGCCAATCACTCTCCTTCTCCTTCCTTACACTTTAAAACTCCTTTGTTGCCGATTAATAAACCACTGGTGGACGGCGGCCCTAATGCCTCTGATGAACATCACCATTCAGGACAACCTTCGGTCCCACATCCTTCTTCCAATGTCGCCGCACCTTACTCGTCGGCTGCTGCTGCAAATGTAACTCCTGGACATACAACTACCATCCTTCACCATGAAGAATCTTCTGCCCTGCCACCCACTGCTTCTTGGGCGAAGTTATCTCCTACAGTTTTACAAGAACGACTTCGTGCTGCAGTAAACCAACAGCCTTTAGATCCCTTGAAGTCACcatctctttcttctcaCCTACCGACCGTGCAACAATTGCGTTCCGTAAAGTTGCCCtctcaaaaggaaaatcgTGCCAGGTGGTTAGATGTTGCCATTCGTGACTTAGCCACGCCTTTTAGTCAGACTACTTTTAATACGAACGGTCTCGGATTTAGTGACGATGACCTTGAGAAAATTAAATCCTTTCCGCCGTTATTTGTGTTTAATGCTCGTTCTGTTATAAACAAGCAACTGGGACAAGACCTTCAAAcattgaatgaaaatacaGCTCAGAGAGAAAATGAGCTGGCTCAAGTAATGCCTCCGCCTGGATTCTAA
- the cph1 gene encoding Clr6 histone deacetylase associated PHD finger protein Cph1 translates to MESPVSQSSKVEGETKDLPMKSETPSRNSPKTSSRRSSRSEEIPNKAPVKESQNQQSAKSQTSTTQPVSSSVAKKRKRRTVIKNVDYCSACGGRGLFLCCESCPRSFHLSCLDPPITEDEIPDGSWYCTSCSLTQHVPPKQPLGLWSQLFDWVDSANVSQYNLPDAVIHHFHGISRDPIGKYEEQEHISSEASSSLPKDSSITALAYCGHCNKPSVGACKVFGCQVCDTFYHRDCFKHTKACRHEVASKHGLRMPQNAVVVRTPALPDKTVLSDTPPLVSGWQLAVKEEVFDDNYVNFPRLPVSCLYKVSVDGLIKDFLYTVQQQNKSLDKSREMEGNIQPTVKSALMTKRNHPKLPETLREMFLHSQ, encoded by the coding sequence ATGGAATCCCCAGTCAGCCAAAGCTCCAAGGTGGAAGGCGAAACCAAAGATTTACCAATGAAGTCAGAAACTCCGTCAAGAAATAGTCCAAAAACATCCAGCAGACGCTCTAGTCGTTCCGAAGAGATTCCAAATAAAGCGCCTGTTAAGGAATCGCAAAACCAGCAAAGTGCAAAAAGTCAAACTTCCACGACACAACCAGTTTCAAGTTCCGTGGccaaaaagagaaaacgaCGTACAGTCATAAAAAACGTTGATTACTGTTCCGCATGTGGTGGTCGTGGTTTGTTCCTCTGTTGTGAATCTTGTCCTAGAAGTTTTCATTTGTCTTGCTTGGACCCGCCGATCACAGAAGATGAAATTCCAGATGGATCCTGGTACTGCACTTCATGTTCTTTGACTCAGCATGTACCTCCAAAACAGCCTCTTGGTTTATGGTCCCAGCTTTTCGATTGGGTCGATTCGGCAAATGTTTCCCAATACAACTTACCCGATGCAGTAATACATCACTTTCATGGTATAAGTCGAGACCCAATTGGAAAATATGAAGAGCAAGAGCACATTTCTTCAGAGGCATCGTCTTCATTGCCAAAAGACTCCTCTATCACTGCTCTAGCATACTGTGGTCATTGTAATAAACCTTCCGTGGGTGCTTGTAAAGTCTTTGGATGTCAAGTTTGTGATACGTTCTACCACAGGGATTGCTTCAAGCATACCAAAGCTTGTCGTCATGAAGTTGCTAGCAAGCATGGACTTCGCATGCCTCAGAATGCCGTTGTTGTCCGTACACCCGCTTTGCCTGATAAAACCGTACTTTCCGATACTCCCCCCTTGGTTTCAGGTTGGCAGCTTGCTGttaaagaagaagtatTCGATGATAACTATGTAAACTTTCCAAGACTGCCGGTCAGTTGTCTATACAAGGTTTCAGTCGATGGCCTTATTAAGGACTTTCTGTATACAGTTCAGcagcaaaacaaaagtttaGATAAAAGTCGCGAAATGGAAGGCAATATTCAGCCTACTGTGAAGAGCGCATTAATGACAAAACGAAACCACCCAAAATTGCCTGAAACGCTTAGAGAAATGTTCCTCCATTCCCAATGA
- the upf1 gene encoding ATP-dependent RNA helicase Upf1 translates to MSIASMSLKSKYYQNGFDLNLTTAMNSINGLDTQMENLAVENRRRTECCAYCNVSNPNSIVKCLHCNKWFCNTRGKSGASHIVIHLVRARHKQVSLHSESPLSDTTLECYNCGTRNVFLLGFIPAKAKTVVVLLCRQPCAKSSLAKDMNWDLSQWQPIISDRQFLPWLITPPSEEEQKLASPITSQQIIRLEELWRKDSHATLEDLDKPIEDDSLPSVELRYKDAHEYQAILSPLIQAEAEYDKRLKESQTQKDVAVRWDQAINRRYTTWFLLPKLESGEIRLAIGDEMKLTYEGELRPRWSSTGYVIKIPNNVSDEVGLELKRSDNVPIECLHNFSVDYVWKSTSFDRMQVALKLFANDGSRLSSYLYHKFLGHDIFPSSFKPKFPSDYSVPNLPKLNASQREAVRSVLSKPLSLIQGPPGTGKTVTSASIVYHLATIQNRKRKSPLPVLVCAPSNVAVDQLAEKINRTGLRVIRVAAKSREDIESSVSFLSLHEQIKNYQGNPELQRLFKLRAENNELSLQDEKRLRILIAAAERELLRAAHVICCTCVGAGDKRVAKYRFRSVLIDEATQASEAECMIPLVLGAKQVVLVGDHQQLGPVVMNKKVAQARLSQSLFERMIILGNSPFRLVVQYRMHPCLSKFPSNTFYEGTLQNGVTTSERIARHVDFPWIQPDEPLMFYANFGQEELSASGTSYLNRTEASTCEKIVTRFLKCNVLPEQIGIITPYDGQRSYIVQYMQNNGSMQKDLYKYVEVASVDAFQGREKDFIILSCVRSSEHQGIGFLNDPRRLNVALTRAKYGVIVLGNPKVLAKHALWYHFVSHCKEEGCLVEGTLNSLQKFSMILIPPQKPQNFKRDLNVLRSLSPIQGAHNSLFPNLSNLQSLYSPSYLEEWNTFSQYRRRESNVTDFEDFQSQVGDNESDIGDLTRF, encoded by the coding sequence ATGAGTATAGCTTCCATGTCTTTAAAGTCTAAATACTATCAAAATGGTTTCGACTTGAACTTGACTACAGCCATGAATTCAATTAACGGATTGGATACTCAGATGGAAAATTTAGCAGTtgaaaacagaagaagaacagaATGTTGCGCTTATTGTAACGTATCGAATCCAAACTCGATCGTGAAGTGCTTACATTGTAACAAATGGTTTTGTAACACCAGGGGAAAGTCTGGAGCCTCTCATATTGTTATCCATTTAGTGCGTGCTCGGCATAAGCAAGTATCGCTACACAGCGAGTCTCCTCTGTCGGATACGACTTTAGAATGCTACAACTGTGGCACTCGAAACGTGTTTTTGCTCGGTTTCATTCCGGCAAAAGCGAAAACGGTAGTAGTACTACTCTGTCGACAGCCTTGCGCCAAGTCTAGCCTTGCCAAGGATATGAACTGGGATTTGTCTCAATGGCAACCTATTATCTCAGATCGCCAATTCTTACCATGGTTGATTACGCCTCcttctgaagaagagcaaaaaCTCGCGTCTCCTATTACGTCTCAACAAATTATTCGTTTAGAGGAACTTTGGCGTAAAGACTCTCATGCAACTTTGGAAGATCTTGATAAACCCATCGAGGATGATTCCCTCCCTTCTGTTGAACTTCGTTATAAAGATGCCCATGAATACCAAGCCATTCTCTCTCCCCTGATTCAGGCAGAAGCAGAATATGATAAAAGACTCAAGGAATCGCAAACTCAAAAAGATGTTGCTGTTCGATGGGATCAAGCTATCAATAGAAGGTATACTACTTGGTTTTTGTTACCCAAACTTGAGTCCGGTGAGATTCGACTCGCCATCGGTGATGAAATGAAGCTTACCTATGAAGGTGAGCTGAGACCACGTTGGAGTTCGACTGGATATGTTATAAAAATTCCAAACAACGTTTCTGACGAAGTTGGTTTAGAGTTGAAGCGCTCTGATAATGTCCCTATCGAATGCTTACACAATTTTTCCGTCGATTATGTATGGAAGTCAACCTCTTTTGACCGAATGCAAGTTGCTCTGAAACTTTTTGCTAACGATGGATCTCGTTTATCTTCTTACCTTTATCATAAATTCCTTGGACATGatatttttccttcatccTTCAAACCAAAGTTTCCCTCGGACTATTCGGTACCTAACCTCCCCAAACTCAATGCTAGTCAACGTGAAGCTGTTCGATCTGTTCTGAGTAAAcctctttctttaattcAAGGCCCTCCGGGTACAGGTAAAACTGTAACCTCCGCTTCAATTGTTTACCATTTGGCTACTAttcaaaacagaaaaagaaaatctcCTTTACCTGTTTTGGTGTGTGCTCCCTCCAACGTTGCTGTTGATCAGCTTGCAGAAAAGATAAACCGCACTGGTTTACGCGTGATTCGTGTTGCTGCTAAATCTAGGGAAGACATTGAATCTTCGgtttcattcctttctttacacgaacaaataaaaaattaccAAGGAAATCCTGAGCTTCAACGTCTCTTCAAGTTGCGCGCTGAGAATAACGAGCTTTCCTTACAGGACGAAAAGCGGCTTCGAATTTTGATAGCAGCTGCTGAGCGCGAACTGCTTCGAGCGGCTCATGTTATTTGCTGTACATGCGTTGGTGCTGGTGACAAGAGAGTAGCAAAATATAGGTTTCGTTCCGTATTGATTGACGAAGCCACTCAAGCATCTGAAGCGGAATGTATGATTCCTTTGGTTCTAGGTGCTAAACAAGTGGTTTTGGTGGGAGACCATCAACAATTGGGGCCGGTCGTTATGAATAAGAAGGTAGCTCAAGCACGGCTTTCGCAATCATTATTTGAGCGGATGATTATCCTAGGAAACTCACCATTTAGGTTGGTTGTACAATATCGTATGCATCCTTGCCTGTCTAAGTTTCCTTCGAACACTTTCTATGAGGGTACTTTGCAAAACGGTGTTACGACGTCCGAACGTATTGCTCGACACGTTGACTTTCCATGGATCCAACCTGACGAACCTTTGATGTTCTATGCTAATTTTGGCCAAGAAGAACTGTCAGCAAGTGGTACATCATACTTGAATCGTACAGAAGCATCTACTtgtgaaaaaattgttaCTCGCTTCTTAAAATGCAATGTTCTACCTGAGCAAATTGGTATCATTACTCCGTATGATGGTCAACGGTCTTACATTGTGCAATATATGCAGAACAATGGCTCCATGCAGAAGGATCTGTATAAGTATGTTGAAGTGGCTTCCGTGGATGCTTTCCAAGGACGcgaaaaagattttattatattatcATGTGTTCGTTCAAGCGAGCATCAAGGTATTGGATTTTTGAATGATCCAAGAAGATTGAATGTTGCGTTGACTCGGGCCAAATATGGTGTTATTGTTTTAGGTAATCCTAAGGTATTAGCCAAGCATGCCTTATGGTACCACTTCGTTTCACATTGTAAGGAGGAAGGGTGCCTGGTTGAGGGAACCCTGAATAGCCTTCAAAAGTTTTCGATGATCTTGATCCCACCCCAAAAACCGCAAAATTTTAAGAGAGATCTTAATGTCCTGCGATCACTATCTCCAATTCAGGGAGCCCATAATTCCTTGTTCCCTAATCTTTCGAACCTACAGAGCTTGTATTCACCTTCATACCTTGAGGAGTGGAACACATTTTCTCAATATCGGCGCAGAGAAAGTAATGTTAcagattttgaagattttcAAAGTCAAGTCGGTGATAATGAAAGCGATATTGGGGATTTGACACGGTTCTAG